The Conexivisphaerales archaeon genome has a segment encoding these proteins:
- a CDS encoding helix-turn-helix domain-containing protein — protein sequence MPSVKDASAEVRVLGHPVRKRLIELLGEKQSLSFSQLREETGLPVGTLYYHLDVLSDLISQNHDKKYTLTKEGIKFYSDMAQKEGLPIPKEARSTSLVPAWIFTRLSSRNVLSAVSFVVIIVVGSYLFAYSSHSLLLMNTYANQGFLLSLISFPSAVLSFYIYSLLAALLSGRRFVSIGSFFSSSLVYLPYIFVGLAFFLHLSQGVDVLLIVMQLASIIIGSGYFSSQFGFRLERSLLIQLIYFVVSTITFFLLVYQQQV from the coding sequence ATGCCCTCAGTCAAGGATGCTTCTGCAGAAGTCAGGGTACTCGGGCATCCCGTAAGAAAGAGACTGATAGAACTGCTCGGCGAAAAGCAGAGTCTGTCATTCTCCCAGCTGAGGGAAGAAACTGGATTGCCTGTGGGTACATTGTATTATCATCTTGATGTACTTTCAGACCTGATAAGTCAGAACCATGACAAGAAGTACACTCTTACAAAAGAAGGAATAAAATTCTATTCGGATATGGCTCAGAAGGAGGGCCTGCCGATACCAAAAGAGGCCAGGAGCACTTCGCTCGTTCCTGCATGGATCTTCACAAGGCTCAGCTCAAGGAATGTTCTGTCAGCGGTCTCCTTTGTGGTCATAATAGTGGTAGGCTCCTACCTATTTGCATACTCCAGTCACAGCCTTCTGCTGATGAACACTTATGCAAACCAGGGATTCCTTTTGTCTCTAATCTCGTTTCCTTCGGCTGTATTGAGTTTTTACATATACTCCCTCTTGGCTGCGCTGCTGAGCGGCAGGAGATTTGTCAGTATTGGCAGCTTTTTCTCTTCTTCGCTCGTCTATCTACCATACATCTTCGTGGGGTTGGCCTTTTTCCTGCATCTTTCTCAGGGGGTAGATGTTTTGCTGATAGTCATGCAGCTAGCTTCAATAATAATTGGTTCGGGATATTTCTCAAGTCAGTTCGGGTTCAGACTGGAAAGGTCTCTCCTCATACAGCTGATTTACTTCGTAGTATCAACCATTACATTCTTCCTTCTTGTTTACCAGCAGCAGGTATAA
- a CDS encoding acetyl-CoA C-acetyltransferase, whose protein sequence is MPDISAGNSNSYVKTAYVVDYLRIPFSRSRPSEPEKDVYNSIRMDQALSQLITALITRNSIRAEEIDDVITGCALQVDENWLYGGRHPVLLANLPASVPSMAIDRACASSMNAVAIGAMEIMTENSGIVFAGGMEHMTHVPMSNNPHIAPNIRLLTRPEYMKYQMNIGYVMGLTAEKLAQEAGIKREDMDAYSLESHKRASASTDNGWLRKELLPMKVEHQGKELIVETDQSIRRDTSLEQLSKLPPAFKSDGIITAGNSSPLNAGASLVMLMSEEKVKEYGVKPLAKIVSMGWAGVEPSVMGKGPVPASRKALQKANLSVDKIDLWEINEAFAVVVLYAMRELGIDRSIVNVNGGAIAIGHPLGASGARLVGTLSRQLADTGKEYGMATLCVGGGQGFAILLQRA, encoded by the coding sequence ATGCCAGATATTTCTGCTGGAAACTCAAATTCATATGTGAAAACAGCTTACGTGGTAGATTATCTGAGGATCCCTTTCTCCAGGTCAAGGCCGAGTGAGCCTGAAAAAGATGTCTACAATTCGATAAGGATGGACCAGGCATTATCTCAGCTGATAACTGCTTTAATCACGAGAAATAGCATAAGAGCAGAAGAGATAGATGATGTGATCACAGGCTGCGCTCTGCAGGTAGATGAGAACTGGCTTTATGGAGGGAGACATCCCGTCCTGCTTGCCAACCTGCCAGCGAGCGTGCCATCGATGGCCATAGACAGAGCCTGCGCATCCTCGATGAATGCAGTGGCAATAGGTGCGATGGAGATAATGACTGAAAATTCAGGCATAGTTTTTGCGGGAGGGATGGAGCATATGACTCATGTTCCTATGAGCAACAACCCTCACATCGCTCCAAACATCAGGCTTCTGACGAGACCTGAATACATGAAGTACCAGATGAATATCGGATACGTGATGGGTTTGACAGCTGAAAAGCTTGCTCAAGAAGCAGGGATAAAGAGAGAAGATATGGACGCATATTCTCTGGAATCCCACAAAAGAGCATCAGCAAGCACGGACAATGGCTGGCTGAGGAAAGAGTTGCTCCCGATGAAGGTGGAGCATCAGGGGAAGGAATTGATTGTTGAAACAGACCAGAGCATAAGAAGAGATACAAGCCTGGAGCAGCTTTCGAAGTTACCTCCAGCTTTTAAGTCAGACGGAATCATAACTGCAGGCAATTCATCACCACTCAACGCAGGAGCTTCGCTGGTTATGCTGATGTCCGAAGAAAAGGTGAAGGAATACGGGGTTAAGCCGTTGGCGAAGATAGTTTCGATGGGATGGGCTGGGGTGGAGCCGAGCGTTATGGGTAAAGGGCCTGTACCAGCAAGCAGAAAAGCTCTGCAGAAGGCTAATCTTAGTGTTGATAAAATAGACCTGTGGGAGATAAACGAAGCCTTTGCAGTAGTAGTACTTTATGCTATGAGGGAACTTGGTATTGACAGAAGCATAGTTAATGTAAATGGTGGCGCGATAGCAATAGGTCATCCATTGGGAGCTTCTGGTGCCAGGCTTGTCGGAACCCTGTCAAGGCAGCTTGCTGATACAGGGAAAGAATACGGTATGGCAACCCTATGTGTAGGTGGGGGTCAAGGTTTCGCGATCCTGCTTCAAAGGGCATAG
- a CDS encoding 3-hydroxyacyl-CoA dehydrogenase/enoyl-CoA hydratase family protein: MVDITNVAVIGAGEMGHGIAQVFATYGFQVSLMDKYPEALEKAKERVKASLARQVERGRLKAEDAEQAFNRIVFTGNMQEAVKAAELVIEAVPERIELKIGVFSELENHAKPEAIFATNTSNIRITDIANATKRPDKFAGLHFFNPPVSMKLVEIIPSAFTEEEVLKTLEEVCRRIGKTPVRVLKDSPGFIVNRINAADVLLFSIILDKSLAKPEEVDAFAKSQGLPMGPYELLDFVGIDIAYDSLKYFADTVSKDYARFETLQRMVQEQRLGRKTGKGFYEWVEGRAKIPQAEPTDKVSVLDLFAIEINEAVKLIEEGVARPDDIEKAVVLGMNRPFGPISVAKSYTSQEIASKLQELAERFECKVFYPTAAIREGKLREAVEGRLAIPQQMAKQAEVKKAEKAAEIAAEEVVTVERPTPQVAVVRLARGSHNLINGEMLDGIARACKNLEEDKEVRVVVFTGRGKDLSAGADVSQFFASSIDFVEFSRKGQMTMQMIKNLPQLTIAVMKGNVLGGGLELALSCDLRIASQDCSIGFPEVRLGLVPGWSGTQRSVKLLGLAKAARLVLTGERIDGKEALEIGLAHTLVQDSDAEAFAIEAAKELSLKLAPASVRLGKRLLSIASETSLDDGLAAEAMAMGALYGTEDLKEGISAFLQKRQAVFKGR, translated from the coding sequence TTGGTTGATATAACAAATGTAGCGGTTATAGGTGCAGGTGAAATGGGCCATGGAATAGCTCAGGTCTTTGCCACATACGGCTTTCAGGTAAGCCTGATGGACAAGTACCCAGAAGCACTTGAAAAGGCGAAAGAGAGAGTAAAGGCGAGCCTTGCCAGGCAGGTGGAGAGGGGCAGACTTAAGGCTGAAGATGCTGAGCAGGCTTTCAACAGGATAGTATTTACAGGTAACATGCAAGAAGCTGTAAAGGCGGCAGAGCTTGTGATAGAAGCTGTGCCCGAAAGGATAGAGCTGAAGATAGGGGTGTTTTCAGAGCTGGAGAACCATGCCAAGCCAGAAGCAATCTTTGCGACAAACACTTCAAACATAAGGATAACAGATATTGCAAACGCAACAAAGAGGCCAGACAAATTTGCAGGACTTCACTTTTTCAACCCTCCAGTTTCGATGAAGCTTGTTGAGATTATACCATCAGCTTTTACAGAAGAAGAGGTGCTAAAGACTCTTGAAGAGGTCTGCAGAAGGATAGGCAAGACACCTGTAAGGGTTCTAAAGGATTCTCCAGGCTTCATAGTGAACAGGATAAATGCTGCTGATGTACTTCTCTTCTCCATCATACTGGACAAATCACTGGCAAAGCCGGAGGAGGTTGATGCTTTTGCAAAGTCCCAGGGTCTGCCGATGGGCCCCTATGAACTTCTTGACTTCGTAGGAATAGACATAGCCTACGATTCTCTGAAATACTTTGCAGATACGGTTTCAAAAGATTATGCCAGGTTCGAAACACTGCAAAGAATGGTTCAGGAGCAGAGACTGGGCAGGAAGACTGGCAAGGGCTTCTACGAATGGGTAGAGGGAAGGGCGAAGATACCTCAGGCTGAGCCAACAGATAAGGTCTCGGTCCTTGATCTGTTCGCAATCGAGATAAACGAGGCTGTCAAACTGATCGAGGAAGGGGTTGCAAGGCCTGATGACATAGAGAAGGCCGTTGTGCTGGGGATGAACAGACCTTTTGGACCCATTTCTGTTGCAAAGAGCTATACTTCGCAGGAGATTGCTTCAAAGCTTCAGGAGCTTGCTGAAAGGTTCGAGTGCAAGGTCTTTTATCCAACTGCAGCGATAAGAGAAGGCAAACTGAGAGAAGCAGTGGAGGGCAGATTAGCCATACCTCAGCAGATGGCCAAACAGGCTGAAGTGAAAAAAGCTGAGAAGGCTGCAGAAATTGCAGCTGAGGAAGTGGTTACAGTTGAAAGGCCAACCCCTCAGGTGGCTGTTGTAAGGCTGGCTAGAGGATCTCACAACTTGATAAACGGAGAAATGCTCGATGGGATAGCAAGAGCCTGCAAGAACCTTGAAGAAGATAAAGAGGTCAGGGTAGTTGTCTTCACGGGCAGAGGTAAAGACCTTTCTGCAGGGGCTGATGTTTCCCAGTTCTTTGCAAGTTCGATAGATTTCGTTGAATTTTCAAGGAAAGGGCAGATGACTATGCAGATGATAAAGAATCTGCCTCAGCTGACAATAGCCGTAATGAAGGGGAATGTACTGGGAGGCGGGCTTGAATTGGCATTATCATGTGACCTTAGGATAGCTTCGCAGGATTGCAGTATAGGGTTCCCTGAGGTGAGGCTTGGCCTTGTGCCAGGGTGGTCGGGTACACAGAGGTCTGTAAAACTTCTCGGTCTTGCAAAGGCAGCAAGGCTGGTACTGACAGGGGAAAGGATAGACGGTAAGGAGGCTCTGGAGATAGGACTTGCCCATACACTGGTCCAGGATTCCGATGCTGAGGCGTTTGCCATCGAGGCAGCAAAAGAGTTATCGCTGAAGCTTGCGCCAGCTTCTGTCAGACTAGGTAAGAGGTTGCTTTCAATAGCGTCTGAAACATCGCTCGATGATGGTCTTGCAGCAGAGGCTATGGCGATGGGTGCTTTGTATGGTACCGAGGATCTGAAGGAAGGAATAAGCGCATTTCTGCAGAAGAGGCAGGCAGTCTTTAAGGGCAGGTGA